The Klebsiella quasivariicola region GGAAGGGGAGCGGATCCTGGCCTGGGCACGGGCGGTGCTCGCCGCCCATGACGGGCTGGCGGCAGAAGCGGCGATCTGTCGCGGACAGATGGTCGGCCAGCTGCGGGTGGGCATGGTGCCGCTGGCGAGCCTCAATCCGATGCAGTTGATTACCCCCCTGGCGGAGAAATATCCGGCGCTGCAGTTCAGCCTGCTGTCGATGACCTCGGAGCAGATTATCGACGGCGTCAGCCGTAATCAGCTGGATCTGGGGATCTGCTATCTGCAGCACCTGGACGAGCGTCAGTTCAAGATTGCCCGCTTGCCGCAAACCCGGATGGGGCTCCTGCACGATAAACGCCATTACGACTTCAGCGCCGGGACGCCGGGCTGGGAGGCGCTGGCGACGTTGCCCCTTGGCTTTCTGACCAAGGGGATGTACTACCGGGAGTCCATTGAAATCAGCTTTAAGGCCAAAGGGCTAACGCCGAGGTATGTCTTTGAGAGTGATTCGACCTTTCAGATTATCCAGGCGGTGCAGGCGGGGATCTGCTGCGCCATTATGCCGCTTAACAACGGCCTCGAAGCGCTAAGCGACAATCTTGAAATTCTGCCGATTGCCGAAAGCCAGGTCGATTCACAGCTGGCGCTGATTATGCGCCAGCAGGAGCCGGTCTCGACCCTGGCGGAGAAATGCTTCGCTGAGGCGCAGGGGATATTTGGCTGAGGCCTGGCCGCCGACCTGGCGGCTTGTCACTAAAATGTCTAAACGACCCTCTGATGGGAGAGTGCCAATATAGCCCCGGTGGTGCAGGACCGTTGGTAAAAGTGGTATTGCGGTGCCGCTTAATGTTGTCCAGAAGATACAAGCTTTAATGACAATTTTTTATCCCTCCTGCAGTACACATCACAAATATTAACTACGGCAACAGCCGTCATTTAAGTTAACAACAACCGATATGTATTACTCCATAATGATATATTAGGCTGACTTCCTGGTTAGATTATGATGCATTAATGTCATGCCGGCATATGAATTGTTAAATGAATATGTCTGAAAACTAATAACATCACGGACTGTTTACATGTCATCTCATACCAACATTGTACAAGAAAAGGCTTTGCAACTGATGCAAAGCATTGGTCAAAATACCTACCTTAAGTCAATTATGAGCGGTATGATGCTCATATTGCCAGTAACGATTATGAGCTCTGTGGCGACTTTGCTTAAAGTGTTTCCATTTGCTCCATACCAGGATTTTTTGTTACGACACAACTTAACTCGCTTCTTTGATATCCCGATTACCTTCACGAATAATTTTTTAGCCGTGATTGTCGCTTTCTCCGTTGCCTATACGCTAGCGAAAAATTTCGATGTTGATGGCTTCATGTCAGGTCTGATTTCAATG contains the following coding sequences:
- a CDS encoding LysR family transcriptional regulator, whose protein sequence is MDIKQLKYLIALDQTRHFGQAAAACHITQPTLSMRIRNLEEELNLTLIQRGQRFEGFTPEGERILAWARAVLAAHDGLAAEAAICRGQMVGQLRVGMVPLASLNPMQLITPLAEKYPALQFSLLSMTSEQIIDGVSRNQLDLGICYLQHLDERQFKIARLPQTRMGLLHDKRHYDFSAGTPGWEALATLPLGFLTKGMYYRESIEISFKAKGLTPRYVFESDSTFQIIQAVQAGICCAIMPLNNGLEALSDNLEILPIAESQVDSQLALIMRQQEPVSTLAEKCFAEAQGIFG